The proteins below are encoded in one region of Alistipes communis:
- a CDS encoding TonB-dependent receptor, with protein MKRFLLPILTGVAAVAAHAQESDSVRMYRLQQIEVTATRATPRTPVAYTDLSHDAIARNSYGTDIPTVLALTPSMIATNETGIGIGGTSIRLRGTDATRLNVTINGVAMNNPDSHSMYWYDTPDLISAVGTMQVQRGAGLSTNGTGAFGGAVNMTTGALSTEFSGEASLSYGSYNTNKQAVGISSGLLGGHWAVDARLTHIGSDGYIDRGATDLKSYLFQGGYYNGRTMVKLLSFGGKAKTYLTYNGVTMEDMERYGRRYHDSGQYQTSAGPHVLADGSHVGYFDDQTDNYLQINNQLILNHRFNNRWALNATAFYTYGYGYYKQYKDDAELAEYVNLDTEIQEADLIREKIMRNHLGGLNASASYTSRALDLNFGGSWSYYTCPHWGELDWVDGMDAGAIGGRWYDNDVDKQDANLFARANWQAAHGLRLFADIQYRYIRYEAWGTNDNYIGQEGMPMQPIDVDKTYHFFNPRAGVSYRLGERNSFFFSFAVAQKEPTRGDFTDRYMFTADYTYPSSEKLYDWELGYTYTAPRLSLGVNLYYMKYKDQLVPMGRINDGYDALNDNVDDSYRRGVELSASWKVTGWFTASANATFSQNRIENYTELRTVYDNDEDWNVISDGPVALGTTKLAYSPETIANLILDFHYGGFEAAFHTQYVGEQYFANNENDALSLDAYCVTNLNLSYSFRTRNARRIRLGLQVNNLFNAEYENNGYGYSTWFRDSPSQHTALYFPQAPLNVLANVTVKF; from the coding sequence ATGAAAAGGTTTTTACTACCCATTCTGACGGGCGTCGCCGCAGTGGCCGCCCACGCGCAGGAGAGCGATTCGGTACGCATGTACCGCCTCCAACAGATCGAAGTCACCGCCACGCGCGCCACGCCCCGCACGCCGGTGGCCTACACCGATCTTTCGCACGACGCGATCGCCCGCAACAGCTACGGCACGGATATTCCGACCGTGCTGGCGCTCACCCCCTCGATGATCGCCACCAACGAAACGGGCATCGGCATCGGCGGCACGTCGATCCGCCTGCGCGGCACGGACGCCACGCGCCTCAACGTCACGATCAACGGCGTGGCGATGAACAATCCCGACTCGCACTCGATGTACTGGTACGACACGCCCGACCTGATCTCGGCCGTAGGAACGATGCAGGTGCAGCGCGGCGCAGGCCTCTCGACCAACGGCACGGGCGCTTTCGGCGGCGCGGTCAACATGACCACCGGAGCGCTCTCGACCGAATTTTCGGGCGAAGCCTCGCTCAGCTACGGATCGTACAACACCAACAAGCAGGCCGTCGGCATCTCGTCGGGGCTGCTGGGCGGCCACTGGGCCGTCGACGCACGGCTGACGCACATCGGCTCGGACGGTTACATCGACCGCGGCGCCACCGACCTGAAATCCTATCTGTTCCAGGGCGGCTACTACAACGGACGGACGATGGTCAAACTCCTCTCGTTCGGCGGCAAGGCCAAAACCTACCTCACCTACAACGGCGTCACAATGGAGGACATGGAGCGCTACGGCCGCCGCTACCACGACAGCGGCCAGTACCAGACCTCGGCCGGCCCGCACGTACTGGCCGACGGATCGCACGTCGGCTATTTCGACGACCAGACGGACAACTATCTGCAAATCAACAACCAGCTCATCCTCAACCACCGTTTCAACAACCGTTGGGCGCTCAACGCCACGGCCTTCTATACCTACGGCTACGGCTACTACAAGCAGTACAAGGACGACGCGGAACTGGCGGAATACGTCAATCTCGACACCGAAATCCAGGAGGCCGACCTGATCCGCGAGAAGATCATGCGCAACCACCTGGGCGGGCTCAACGCCTCGGCCTCCTACACCTCGCGTGCGCTCGACCTCAACTTCGGCGGTTCGTGGAGCTACTACACCTGCCCGCACTGGGGCGAGCTGGACTGGGTGGACGGCATGGACGCCGGGGCGATCGGCGGCCGCTGGTACGACAACGACGTCGACAAGCAGGACGCCAACCTCTTCGCACGCGCCAACTGGCAGGCGGCGCACGGGCTGCGGCTCTTCGCCGACATCCAGTACCGTTACATCCGTTACGAAGCGTGGGGAACCAACGACAACTACATCGGTCAGGAGGGGATGCCGATGCAGCCTATCGACGTGGACAAGACCTACCACTTCTTCAACCCGCGCGCCGGCGTGAGCTACCGTCTCGGCGAGCGCAACAGCTTCTTCTTCTCGTTCGCTGTGGCACAGAAGGAGCCGACCCGCGGCGATTTCACCGACCGCTACATGTTCACGGCCGACTACACCTACCCCTCGTCGGAGAAGCTCTACGACTGGGAGTTGGGATACACCTACACCGCTCCCCGGCTTTCGCTGGGCGTGAACCTCTACTACATGAAATACAAGGACCAGCTCGTGCCGATGGGCCGGATCAACGACGGCTACGATGCGCTCAACGACAACGTCGACGACAGCTACCGCCGCGGCGTCGAACTGTCGGCGTCGTGGAAGGTCACCGGATGGTTCACCGCATCGGCCAACGCCACCTTCTCGCAGAACCGCATCGAGAACTACACCGAACTGCGCACCGTCTACGACAACGACGAGGACTGGAACGTCATCAGCGACGGGCCGGTAGCGCTGGGCACCACGAAACTCGCCTACTCGCCCGAAACGATCGCCAACCTCATTCTCGACTTCCACTACGGCGGATTCGAAGCGGCTTTCCACACGCAGTATGTCGGCGAGCAGTACTTCGCGAACAACGAGAACGACGCGCTGTCGCTCGACGCCTACTGCGTGACGAACCTCAACCTGTCGTACTCTTTCCGCACGCGAAACGCCCGGCGCATCCGGCTGGGCTTGCAGGTCAACAACCTTTTCAACGCCGAATACGAGAACAACGGCTACGGATACAGCACCTGGTTCCGCGATTCTCCCTCGCAGCATACAGCCCTCTACTTCCCGCAGGCGCCGCTCAACGTGCTGGCCAACGTGACCGTAAAGTTCTGA
- a CDS encoding SusD/RagB family nutrient-binding outer membrane lipoprotein: protein MKRLINKILFGLTLTGGSLGLHSCGDWLDINSNELAATKTEAGYLFNYAAINYSSKRVGGDQWLPIIYAAQVASDADNWFVGADMYNISTYATGNGWVTSYSSCGYNLLKAIEFATGENDSNSVAQCKILLANTVWESSMLYGDIPYSEAWNIEGTQTPKFDTQKDVFYSVIGLLDEALDGIDESNSKRIDKYDIYYTGDMAKWRRLGNSLKLKFYMYLANKEDVGDEIKAIIDGGELMNSSADDFVFPFYTTPGNQNPNYQLTVQYPDYYEYCFFANPTVLDPMKALDDPRIPIYFRANADGEYISLEASEKGSVVTDKEISEKPSLCTEAVFQKNNLLRADYPDVICSYAETMFYVAEAYVRGLGVAKDLAQADAAYRKGIEASCVYNGVAAATAASFAAGVPSLSTLGGDDKALEAIASQQRIEMMMRPLEAWSNQRRTGYPALEVPASIRNFYPGIMHRWPYPEREGSVNDNVPHVDGVWTKMWFEN from the coding sequence ATGAAAAGATTGATAAACAAGATTCTGTTCGGTCTCACGCTGACGGGCGGTTCGCTGGGATTACACTCCTGCGGCGACTGGCTCGACATCAACTCGAACGAACTGGCGGCGACCAAGACCGAAGCGGGTTACCTGTTCAACTACGCCGCGATCAATTACAGCAGCAAGCGCGTCGGCGGCGACCAGTGGCTCCCGATCATCTACGCCGCACAGGTGGCCTCCGACGCCGACAACTGGTTCGTCGGCGCCGACATGTACAACATCAGCACCTACGCCACCGGAAACGGCTGGGTGACCTCCTATTCGAGCTGCGGGTACAACCTGCTCAAAGCCATCGAATTCGCCACGGGCGAAAACGACAGCAACTCCGTAGCCCAATGCAAGATTCTGCTGGCCAACACCGTCTGGGAGTCGTCGATGCTCTACGGAGACATCCCCTATTCCGAGGCATGGAACATCGAAGGGACGCAGACGCCGAAATTCGACACGCAGAAGGACGTCTTCTATTCGGTCATCGGACTGCTGGACGAGGCGCTGGACGGAATCGACGAATCGAACAGCAAACGGATCGACAAGTACGACATCTACTACACCGGCGACATGGCCAAATGGCGCCGGCTGGGCAACTCGCTCAAATTGAAGTTCTACATGTACCTGGCCAACAAGGAGGACGTAGGCGACGAAATCAAGGCCATTATCGACGGAGGCGAACTGATGAACTCCTCGGCCGACGACTTCGTCTTCCCCTTCTACACGACGCCGGGCAACCAGAACCCCAACTACCAGCTCACCGTGCAGTATCCCGACTACTACGAATACTGCTTCTTCGCCAACCCGACGGTACTCGATCCGATGAAGGCGCTCGACGACCCGCGCATCCCGATCTACTTCCGCGCCAACGCCGACGGCGAGTACATCTCGCTGGAAGCGTCGGAGAAGGGTTCGGTCGTCACCGACAAGGAGATCAGCGAGAAACCGTCGCTGTGTACGGAGGCGGTCTTCCAGAAGAATAACCTGCTGCGCGCCGACTACCCCGACGTGATCTGCTCCTATGCCGAAACCATGTTCTACGTGGCCGAGGCCTACGTCCGCGGTCTGGGCGTAGCGAAGGATCTGGCGCAGGCCGACGCGGCCTACCGCAAGGGTATCGAGGCGTCGTGCGTCTACAACGGCGTAGCCGCCGCCACGGCCGCTTCGTTCGCAGCCGGCGTGCCGTCGCTCTCGACGCTCGGCGGCGACGACAAGGCGCTCGAAGCGATCGCTTCGCAGCAGCGCATCGAGATGATGATGCGTCCGCTCGAAGCGTGGTCGAACCAGCGCCGCACGGGGTATCCCGCCCTGGAAGTTCCGGCGTCGATCCGCAACTTCTACCCCGGCATCATGCACCGCTGGCCCTACCCCGAACGCGAGGGCAGCGTCAACGACAACGTTCCGCACGTCGACGGCGTCTGGACCAAGATGTGGTTCGAGAACTGA